One stretch of Mycolicibacterium fallax DNA includes these proteins:
- the hisI gene encoding phosphoribosyl-AMP cyclohydrolase has protein sequence MSEPVGELDPAIAGRLKRNADGLFTAVVQERGTGAVLMVAWMDDAALARTLASREATYFSRSRGEQWIKGATSGHTQRVHSVRLDCDGDAVLLTVDQVGGACHTGDHSCFDADRLL, from the coding sequence ATGAGCGAGCCGGTAGGCGAGCTCGACCCCGCGATCGCCGGGCGGCTCAAGCGCAACGCCGACGGCCTGTTCACCGCCGTCGTGCAGGAGCGCGGCACCGGTGCCGTGCTGATGGTGGCCTGGATGGACGACGCCGCGCTGGCCCGCACGCTGGCCAGCCGGGAGGCGACCTACTTCTCCCGGTCCCGCGGCGAGCAGTGGATCAAGGGCGCGACCTCCGGCCACACCCAGCGGGTGCACTCGGTGCGGCTGGACTGCGACGGGGATGCGGTGCTGCTGACCGTCGACCAGGTCGGCGGGGCCTGCCACACCGGTGATCACAGCTGTTTCGACGCCGACCGGCTGTTGTAA
- the hisF gene encoding imidazole glycerol phosphate synthase subunit HisF — protein sequence MNNELAIRIIPCLDVDGGRVVKGVNFENLRDAGDPVELAARYDAEGADELTFLDVTASSSGRATMLEVVRRTAEQIFIPLTVGGGVRSVEDVDVLLRAGADKVSVNTAAIDRPELLAELSRQFGSQCIVLSVDARTVPAGGAPTASGWEVTTHGGRRGTGIDAVQWAARGAELGVGEILLNSMDADGTKAGFDLTMLRAVRAAVSVPIIASGGAGAVEHFAPAVEAGADAVLAASVFHFGELTIPQVKAAMAAAGVTVR from the coding sequence ATGAACAATGAGCTGGCGATCCGGATCATTCCGTGCCTGGACGTCGACGGCGGCCGGGTGGTCAAGGGGGTGAACTTCGAGAACCTGCGCGACGCGGGCGATCCGGTGGAGTTGGCCGCCCGCTATGACGCCGAGGGCGCCGACGAGCTGACCTTCCTGGACGTCACCGCGTCCTCGTCGGGCCGGGCCACCATGCTGGAGGTGGTGCGCCGCACGGCTGAGCAGATCTTCATCCCGCTGACCGTCGGCGGCGGGGTCCGCTCGGTCGAGGACGTCGACGTGCTGCTGCGCGCCGGGGCGGACAAGGTGTCGGTCAACACCGCCGCGATCGACCGGCCCGAGCTGCTGGCCGAGCTGTCCCGCCAGTTCGGTTCGCAGTGCATCGTGCTGTCGGTGGATGCGCGCACCGTGCCCGCGGGTGGCGCCCCGACCGCCTCGGGCTGGGAGGTCACCACCCACGGCGGCCGCCGCGGCACCGGGATCGACGCCGTGCAGTGGGCGGCCCGCGGCGCGGAACTCGGGGTGGGGGAGATCCTGCTGAACTCCATGGACGCCGACGGCACCAAGGCCGGCTTCGACCTGACCATGCTGCGCGCGGTGCGCGCCGCGGTGAGCGTGCCGATCATCGCCAGCGGTGGTGCCGGCGCCGTCGAGCACTTCGCCCCCGCCGTCGAGGCGGGCGCCGATGCGGTGCTGGCCGCCAGCGTGTTTCACTTCGGCGAGCTGACCATTCCGCAGGTGAAGGCCGCGATGGCCGCGGCGGGGGTGACCGTCCGATGA
- the nadA gene encoding quinolinate synthase NadA — protein MTVTDNVDIDSPLAGAITETASGYGGVVGDAAWAAEIRRLADLRGATLLAHNYQLPAIQDVADHVGDSLALSRIAAEAPEDTIVFCGVHFMAETAKILSPDKTVLIPDQRAGCSLADSITAEQLRDWKAEFPDAAVVSYVNTTAAVKALTDICCTSSNAVDVVASIDPDREVLFCPDQFLGAHVRRITGRTNMQIWAGECHVHAGINGDELADQARSHPGADLFVHPECGCATSALYLAGEGAVPAEQVKILSTGGMLDAARETGARQVLVATEVGMLHQLRRAAPEVEFLAVNDRASCPYMKMITPAALLRCLIEGADEVDVDPDTAARARASVTRMIGIGQPGGGE, from the coding sequence ATGACCGTCACCGACAACGTCGACATCGACAGCCCGTTGGCCGGCGCCATCACCGAGACTGCGAGCGGGTACGGCGGCGTCGTGGGCGACGCCGCCTGGGCCGCCGAGATCCGTCGACTGGCCGACCTGCGCGGTGCCACCCTGCTGGCGCACAACTACCAGCTGCCGGCCATCCAGGACGTCGCCGACCACGTCGGGGACTCGCTGGCGCTGTCCCGAATCGCCGCCGAGGCACCCGAGGACACCATCGTGTTCTGCGGCGTGCACTTCATGGCCGAGACCGCCAAGATCCTGTCCCCGGACAAGACCGTGCTGATCCCGGACCAGCGGGCCGGCTGCTCGCTGGCCGACTCGATCACCGCCGAACAGCTGCGGGACTGGAAGGCCGAGTTCCCCGACGCCGCGGTGGTGTCCTACGTGAACACCACCGCCGCGGTGAAGGCGCTCACCGACATCTGCTGCACCTCCTCCAACGCCGTCGACGTGGTGGCCTCCATCGACCCCGACCGTGAGGTGCTGTTCTGCCCCGACCAGTTCCTCGGCGCGCACGTGCGCCGGATCACCGGCCGGACCAACATGCAGATCTGGGCCGGGGAGTGCCACGTGCACGCCGGCATCAACGGTGACGAGCTGGCCGACCAGGCCCGCAGCCACCCCGGCGCCGACCTGTTCGTGCACCCCGAATGCGGCTGCGCGACCTCCGCGCTGTACCTGGCCGGGGAGGGCGCGGTGCCCGCCGAGCAGGTCAAGATCCTGTCCACCGGCGGCATGCTGGACGCCGCCCGGGAAACCGGGGCGCGCCAGGTGCTGGTCGCCACCGAGGTCGGGATGCTGCACCAGCTGCGCCGCGCCGCCCCCGAGGTGGAGTTCCTGGCCGTCAACGACCGGGCGTCCTGTCCGTACATGAAGATGATCACCCCCGCCGCGCTGCTGCGCTGCCTGATCGAGGGCGCCGACGAGGTGGACGTCGACCCGGACACCGCCGCCCGGGCGCGGGCCAGCGTCACCCGGATGATCGGCATCGGGCAGCCCGGCGGCGGGGAATGA
- the hisB gene encoding imidazoleglycerol-phosphate dehydratase HisB, whose amino-acid sequence MTDRIARVQRTTRESDITVELNLDGTGITQISTGVPFFDHMLTALGSHASFDLTVSATGDIEIEAHHTVEDTAIVLGQALGQALGDKKGIRRFGDAFIPMDETLAHAAVDVSGRPYFVHTGEPDYLVDFTISGTGAPYHTVINRHVFESLALNARIALHVRTLYGRDPHHITEAEYKAVARALRQAVEPDPRVAGVPSTKGSL is encoded by the coding sequence ATGACCGATCGCATCGCGCGGGTGCAGCGCACCACCCGGGAGTCCGACATCACCGTCGAGCTCAACCTCGACGGCACCGGGATCACCCAGATCTCCACCGGCGTACCGTTTTTCGACCACATGCTGACCGCGCTGGGCAGCCACGCCAGCTTCGACCTGACGGTATCCGCCACCGGCGACATCGAGATCGAGGCCCACCACACCGTCGAGGACACCGCGATCGTGCTCGGTCAGGCGCTCGGGCAGGCGCTCGGCGACAAGAAGGGCATCCGCCGGTTCGGCGACGCGTTCATCCCGATGGACGAGACGCTGGCGCACGCCGCCGTCGACGTGTCCGGCCGGCCGTACTTCGTGCACACCGGCGAACCGGACTACCTGGTGGACTTCACCATCTCCGGCACCGGCGCGCCGTACCACACCGTGATCAACCGGCACGTGTTCGAATCGCTGGCGCTCAACGCCCGCATCGCGCTGCACGTACGCACGCTGTACGGCCGCGACCCGCACCACATCACCGAGGCCGAGTACAAGGCGGTCGCCCGGGCGCTGCGCCAGGCCGTCGAGCCGGACCCGCGGGTGGCGGGCGTGCCGTCCACCAAGGGCAGCCTGTGA
- a CDS encoding L-aspartate oxidase codes for MTATPACGGIGRWQQRADVVVIGVGVAGLTAGLAAHRAGRKVVVLAKTRHAPGTTATHYAQGGIAVVLPGTEDSVAAHVADTVAAGAGLCDEAAVTSIVADGYRAVADLVGAGAHFDTGADGHWSLTREGGHHRRRIIHAGGDATGVEVQRALDEAAGILDIRPQHTAIALLRDDEKITGVLVATPDGPGILHAPSVILATGGLGHLYRATTNPDGATGDGVALALWAGAEVADLEFIQFHPTMLFDGSAGGRRPLITEALRGEGAILRDAAGEAIMAGVHPMADLAPRDVVAAAVDARLRATGADCAYLDARRVPGLARRFPTVTAACRAAGIDPVRQPIPIVPGAHYSCGGVRTDPHGRTTLAGLFAAGEVGRTGMHGANRLASNSLLEGLVVGGRAGVAAAEHALATGPTRARADEPVAPVAVDRAALQRAMSTGASVLRDGAGLAGIAALLAGARPLPVTGRRRFESAALTAVADAVVTAAARRTESRGCHHRSDDPSNAAREVA; via the coding sequence ATGACCGCGACCCCGGCCTGCGGGGGCATCGGGCGCTGGCAGCAGCGCGCCGACGTGGTGGTGATCGGGGTGGGGGTGGCCGGGCTGACCGCCGGGCTGGCCGCGCACCGGGCCGGCCGCAAGGTCGTGGTGCTGGCCAAGACCCGGCACGCCCCCGGGACCACCGCCACCCACTACGCCCAGGGCGGCATCGCGGTGGTGCTGCCCGGCACCGAGGACAGCGTGGCCGCGCACGTCGCCGACACCGTCGCCGCGGGCGCGGGCCTGTGCGACGAGGCCGCGGTGACCTCGATCGTCGCCGACGGCTACCGCGCGGTGGCCGACCTGGTGGGCGCCGGGGCGCACTTCGACACCGGCGCCGACGGCCACTGGTCGCTGACCCGGGAGGGCGGCCACCACCGCCGCCGGATCATCCACGCCGGCGGCGACGCCACCGGCGTCGAGGTGCAGCGCGCCCTCGACGAGGCCGCCGGGATCCTGGACATCCGGCCCCAGCACACCGCGATCGCGCTGCTGCGCGACGACGAGAAGATCACCGGCGTGCTGGTGGCGACCCCGGACGGCCCCGGCATCCTGCACGCCCCGTCGGTCATCCTGGCCACCGGCGGGCTCGGGCACCTCTACCGCGCCACCACCAACCCCGACGGTGCCACCGGCGACGGCGTCGCGCTGGCGCTGTGGGCCGGCGCCGAGGTGGCCGACCTGGAGTTCATTCAGTTCCACCCGACCATGCTGTTCGACGGCAGCGCCGGCGGGCGGCGGCCGCTGATCACCGAGGCGCTGCGCGGTGAGGGCGCGATCCTGCGCGACGCGGCCGGCGAGGCGATCATGGCCGGGGTGCACCCGATGGCCGACCTGGCGCCCCGCGACGTCGTTGCGGCCGCCGTCGACGCCCGGCTGCGCGCCACCGGCGCGGACTGCGCCTACCTGGACGCCCGCCGGGTGCCCGGCCTGGCCCGCCGCTTCCCGACCGTCACCGCCGCCTGCCGCGCCGCCGGCATCGACCCGGTGCGCCAGCCCATCCCGATCGTGCCGGGCGCGCACTACAGCTGCGGCGGGGTGCGCACCGACCCGCACGGCCGGACCACCCTGGCCGGGCTGTTCGCCGCCGGCGAGGTGGGCCGCACCGGCATGCACGGCGCCAACCGGCTGGCCTCCAACAGCCTGCTGGAGGGCCTGGTGGTGGGCGGTCGCGCCGGCGTGGCGGCCGCCGAGCACGCGCTGGCCACCGGCCCGACCCGGGCCCGCGCCGACGAGCCGGTCGCGCCGGTCGCGGTGGACCGCGCCGCGCTGCAGCGGGCGATGTCCACCGGCGCCTCGGTGCTGCGCGACGGCGCCGGGCTGGCCGGCATCGCCGCGCTGCTGGCCGGGGCGCGCCCGCTGCCGGTGACCGGCCGGCGCCGGTTCGAGAGCGCCGCGCTGACCGCGGTCGCCGACGCCGTCGTCACCGCCGCCGCGCGCCGCACCGAGAGCCGGGGCTGCCACCACCGCTCCGATGACCCGTCGAACGCTGCCCGGGAGGTGGCCTGA
- the hisH gene encoding imidazole glycerol phosphate synthase subunit HisH yields the protein MSKSVVILDYGSGNLRSAQRALERVGAVVEVTADPAAAATADGLVVPGVGAFEACMSGLRGIGGDRIIAERVRAAAPVLGVCVGMQILFAHGVEFGIDTPGAALWPGAVTRLDAPIIPHMGWNTVTADPGSRLFAGADPATRYYFVHSYAAQRWSGAADAALSWSHYHVPFLAAVEDGPLAATQFHPEKSGDAGAALLSNWVEGL from the coding sequence GTGAGCAAGTCCGTCGTCATCCTCGATTACGGCTCGGGCAACCTGCGGTCGGCCCAGCGCGCGCTGGAGCGGGTCGGTGCCGTCGTCGAGGTGACCGCCGACCCGGCCGCCGCCGCGACCGCCGACGGCCTGGTGGTCCCGGGCGTCGGCGCGTTCGAGGCCTGCATGAGCGGGCTGCGCGGCATCGGCGGCGACCGGATCATCGCCGAGCGGGTGCGCGCCGCGGCGCCGGTGCTCGGGGTGTGCGTCGGGATGCAGATCCTGTTCGCGCACGGCGTGGAGTTCGGCATCGACACCCCCGGAGCCGCGCTGTGGCCCGGCGCCGTCACCCGGCTGGACGCGCCGATCATCCCGCACATGGGCTGGAACACCGTGACCGCCGACCCCGGCAGCCGGCTGTTCGCCGGTGCGGACCCGGCCACCCGCTACTACTTTGTGCATTCCTACGCCGCGCAGCGGTGGTCCGGGGCCGCCGATGCGGCGCTGAGCTGGTCGCACTACCACGTCCCGTTCCTGGCCGCGGTCGAGGACGGGCCGTTGGCGGCCACGCAGTTCCATCCGGAGAAGAGTGGCGACGCCGGTGCGGCGTTGCTGTCCAATTGGGTTGAAGGGTTGTAA
- the hisD gene encoding histidinol dehydrogenase, with amino-acid sequence MSTFAMPRVDLRDRSLSAAQLRAALPRGGVDVDAVVPAVRPIVADVADRGAEAALEYGARFDGVRPDAVRVPAAALRDALAALDPEVRAALAVAIDRTRAVHADQRRTDTVTELGPGAVVTERWVPVERVGLYVPGGNAVYPSSVVMNVVPAQTAGVDSLVIASPPQRANAGLPHPTILAAAALLGVTEVWAVGGAQGIALLAHGGVDTDGLELAPVDLITGPGNIYVTAAKRICRAQVGIDAEAGPTEIAILADDTADPAHLAADLISQAEHDEMAASVLVTASTELADAVDAALTEQLAGTVHRDRVLTALSGPQSATVLVDDLDGGVRVVNTYAAEHLEIQTADAAAVAARIRSAGAIFVGAFAPVSLGDYCAGSNHVLPTAGSARHSSGLSVQTFLRGIHVVEHTEAALKDVAGHVIALAKAEDLPAHGEAVRRRFER; translated from the coding sequence ATGTCCACTTTTGCCATGCCCCGCGTCGACCTGCGTGACCGCAGCCTGTCGGCGGCCCAGCTGCGCGCCGCCCTGCCCCGCGGCGGGGTCGACGTCGACGCGGTGGTGCCCGCGGTGCGCCCGATCGTCGCCGACGTCGCCGACCGCGGCGCCGAGGCGGCCCTGGAATACGGCGCCCGCTTCGACGGGGTGCGCCCGGACGCCGTGCGGGTGCCGGCCGCCGCGCTGCGCGACGCGCTGGCGGCGCTGGACCCCGAGGTCCGGGCCGCCCTGGCGGTCGCCATCGACCGGACCCGCGCCGTGCACGCCGATCAGCGCCGCACCGACACCGTCACCGAGCTGGGCCCCGGCGCGGTGGTCACCGAACGCTGGGTGCCGGTCGAGCGGGTCGGGCTGTATGTGCCCGGCGGCAACGCCGTCTACCCGTCGTCGGTGGTGATGAACGTGGTCCCGGCCCAGACCGCCGGGGTCGATTCGCTGGTGATCGCCAGCCCGCCGCAGCGGGCCAACGCCGGGCTGCCGCACCCGACCATCCTGGCCGCGGCCGCCCTGCTCGGGGTCACCGAGGTGTGGGCGGTCGGCGGGGCGCAGGGCATCGCGCTGCTGGCGCACGGCGGCGTCGACACCGACGGCCTTGAGCTGGCCCCGGTCGACCTGATCACCGGGCCGGGCAACATCTACGTGACCGCCGCCAAGCGGATCTGCCGCGCCCAGGTCGGCATCGACGCCGAGGCCGGGCCCACCGAGATCGCCATCCTGGCCGACGACACCGCCGACCCGGCGCACCTGGCCGCCGATCTGATCAGCCAGGCCGAGCACGACGAGATGGCCGCCAGCGTGCTGGTCACCGCCAGCACCGAGCTGGCCGACGCCGTCGACGCCGCGCTGACCGAGCAGCTGGCCGGCACCGTGCACCGGGACCGGGTGCTCACCGCGCTGTCGGGCCCGCAGTCGGCGACCGTGCTGGTCGACGACCTGGACGGCGGGGTGCGGGTGGTCAACACCTACGCCGCCGAGCACCTGGAGATCCAGACCGCCGACGCGGCCGCGGTGGCGGCCCGGATCCGTTCGGCCGGAGCCATTTTCGTCGGTGCCTTCGCCCCGGTCAGCCTCGGCGACTACTGCGCCGGCTCCAACCATGTGCTGCCCACCGCGGGCAGCGCCCGGCACTCCAGCGGGCTGTCGGTACAGACCTTCCTGCGCGGCATCCACGTCGTCGAGCACACCGAGGCCGCGCTCAAGGACGTCGCCGGACACGTCATCGCGCTGGCGAAGGCCGAGGACCTGCCCGCCCACGGCGAGGCGGTCCGGCGCAGGTTCGAACGATGA
- a CDS encoding histidinol-phosphate transaminase, whose product MSAVPGAAIGLDELPLRADLRGKSPYGAPQLSVPVQLNTNENPHPPSAALVADVAAAVAAAAAALHRYPDRDAVALRTDLAAYLSARTGVPLATENLWAANGSNEVLQQLLQAFGGPGRSALGFVPSYSMHPIIADATQTRWVTAPRGADFGLDVAVAVAAIAEHRPDVVFVTSPNNPSGQSVSIADLRAIAAAMTGGVLIVDEAYGEFSGQPSAVCLIDEFPDRLVVSRTMSKAFAFAGGRLGYLAAAPAVIDAMLLVRLPYHLSVLTQVAARAALRHAGETLGSVATLIAERERVSAALTALGYRVIPSDANFILFGDFTDAAAAWARYLDDGVLIRDVGIPRHLRVTVGLATENDAFLAASAALAGTDLVQESS is encoded by the coding sequence ATGAGCGCCGTCCCCGGCGCGGCGATCGGGCTCGACGAGCTGCCGCTGCGCGCCGACCTGCGCGGGAAAAGCCCCTACGGCGCACCGCAGTTGAGTGTTCCGGTGCAGCTGAACACCAACGAGAACCCGCACCCGCCGAGCGCGGCCCTGGTCGCCGACGTCGCCGCGGCGGTCGCGGCCGCCGCCGCCGCGCTGCACCGCTACCCGGACCGCGACGCCGTCGCGCTGCGGACCGACCTGGCGGCCTACCTCAGCGCCCGCACCGGCGTGCCGCTGGCCACCGAAAACCTTTGGGCGGCAAACGGATCCAACGAGGTGCTGCAGCAGCTGCTGCAGGCGTTCGGTGGGCCGGGACGCAGCGCGCTGGGATTCGTGCCGTCCTACTCGATGCACCCGATCATCGCCGACGCCACCCAGACCCGCTGGGTCACCGCGCCCCGGGGCGCCGACTTCGGCCTGGACGTCGCGGTGGCCGTCGCCGCCATCGCCGAGCACCGGCCCGACGTCGTCTTCGTCACCAGCCCGAACAACCCGAGCGGTCAGAGCGTCAGCATCGCGGACCTGCGCGCCATCGCGGCCGCGATGACCGGCGGGGTGCTGATCGTCGACGAGGCCTACGGCGAGTTCTCCGGCCAGCCCAGCGCGGTGTGCCTGATCGACGAGTTCCCCGACCGGCTGGTGGTCAGCCGGACCATGAGCAAGGCGTTCGCCTTCGCCGGCGGGCGGCTGGGCTACCTGGCCGCCGCACCGGCCGTCATCGACGCCATGCTGCTGGTCCGGCTGCCCTATCACCTGTCGGTGCTCACCCAGGTCGCCGCGCGGGCGGCCCTGCGGCACGCCGGCGAAACCCTCGGCAGCGTGGCCACCCTGATCGCCGAGCGGGAGCGGGTGTCCGCGGCGCTGACCGCGCTGGGCTACCGGGTGATCCCCAGCGACGCCAATTTCATCCTGTTCGGCGACTTCACCGACGCCGCGGCGGCCTGGGCCCGCTACCTCGACGACGGGGTGCTGATCCGCGACGTCGGCATACCCCGGCATCTTCGGGTCACCGTCGGGCTGGCCACCGAAAACGACGCCTTCCTGGCCGCCAGCGCCGCGCTGGCCGGCACCGACCTCGTGCAGGAGTCCTCATGA
- the priA gene encoding bifunctional 1-(5-phosphoribosyl)-5-((5-phosphoribosylamino)methylideneamino)imidazole-4-carboxamide isomerase/phosphoribosylanthranilate isomerase PriA: protein MSLILLPAVDVVDGKAVRLVQGQAGSETEYGSAIDAALGWQRDGAEWIHLVDLDAAFGRGSNRELLAEVVGRLDVQVELSGGIRDDESLAAALATGCTRVNLGTAALENPKWCAKAIAEHGERVAVGLDVQIVDGKHRLRGRGWETDGGDLWPVLERLDAEGCSRFVVTDVTKDGTLTGPNLDLLETVAECTDAPVIASGGVSSLDDLRAIATLVDSGVEGAIVGKALYAERFTLPQALQAVRG from the coding sequence GTGTCGTTGATTCTGTTGCCTGCCGTCGATGTCGTCGACGGCAAGGCGGTGCGGTTGGTGCAGGGCCAGGCCGGCAGCGAGACCGAGTACGGGTCGGCGATCGACGCCGCACTGGGCTGGCAGCGCGACGGCGCCGAGTGGATCCACCTGGTGGATCTGGACGCGGCGTTCGGGCGCGGCTCCAACCGCGAGCTGCTCGCCGAGGTGGTCGGCCGGCTCGACGTGCAGGTTGAGCTGTCCGGCGGCATCCGCGACGACGAGTCGCTGGCCGCCGCGCTGGCCACCGGCTGCACCCGGGTCAACCTGGGCACCGCCGCGCTGGAGAACCCCAAGTGGTGCGCCAAGGCGATCGCCGAGCACGGCGAGCGGGTCGCGGTCGGCCTGGACGTGCAGATCGTCGACGGCAAGCACCGGCTGCGCGGCCGGGGCTGGGAGACCGACGGCGGGGACCTGTGGCCGGTGCTGGAGCGCCTCGACGCCGAGGGCTGCTCACGGTTCGTCGTCACCGACGTCACCAAGGACGGCACCCTGACCGGGCCGAACCTGGACCTGCTGGAAACCGTTGCCGAGTGCACCGACGCCCCGGTGATCGCCTCCGGCGGGGTGTCCAGCCTGGACGATCTGCGCGCGATTGCCACCCTGGTCGATTCCGGCGTGGAGGGCGCGATCGTCGGAAAGGCGCTCTACGCCGAGCGTTTCACCCTGCCGCAGGCCCTGCAAGCCGTTCGCGGGTAG
- the nadC gene encoding carboxylating nicotinate-nucleotide diphosphorylase — protein MMLADFELAEARAVILRGLDEDLRHGPDVTTLATVGPDARSTAAMVTRAEGVVAGIDVALLVLDEVLGADGYRVLGRADDGDRLCPGEPLLTLEAQTRGLLTAERTMLNLVCHLSGIATATAAWVDAVEGTRAKIRDTRKTLPGLRALQKYAVRIGGGVNHRMGLGDAALIKDNHVAAAGSVVAALHAVRAFAPDVPCEVEVDSLDQLDEVLGEDVQLILLDNFAVWETQIAVQRRDTRAPQVALESSGGLSLDVAAGYAATGVDYLAIGALTHSVGVLDVGLDM, from the coding sequence CTGATGCTTGCCGATTTCGAACTGGCCGAGGCGCGCGCGGTGATCCTGCGCGGCCTGGACGAGGACCTGCGTCACGGGCCCGACGTCACCACCCTGGCCACCGTCGGCCCGGACGCCCGCAGCACCGCCGCCATGGTGACCCGCGCCGAGGGGGTGGTGGCCGGCATCGACGTCGCGCTGCTGGTGCTCGACGAGGTGCTCGGCGCCGACGGCTACCGGGTGCTGGGCCGGGCCGACGACGGCGACCGGCTGTGCCCCGGCGAGCCGCTGCTGACCCTGGAGGCCCAGACCCGCGGCCTGCTGACCGCCGAGCGCACCATGCTCAACCTGGTCTGCCACCTGTCCGGCATCGCCACCGCCACCGCGGCCTGGGTCGACGCGGTGGAGGGCACCCGGGCCAAGATCCGCGACACCCGCAAGACCCTGCCCGGCCTGCGGGCCCTGCAGAAGTACGCGGTGCGGATCGGCGGCGGCGTCAACCACCGGATGGGCCTGGGCGACGCCGCGCTGATCAAGGACAACCATGTCGCCGCGGCCGGCTCGGTGGTCGCCGCCCTGCACGCGGTCCGCGCCTTCGCCCCCGACGTGCCGTGCGAGGTCGAGGTCGACTCGCTCGACCAGCTCGACGAGGTGCTCGGCGAGGACGTCCAGCTGATCCTGCTGGACAACTTCGCGGTGTGGGAGACCCAGATCGCCGTGCAGCGCCGGGACACCCGGGCCCCGCAGGTGGCGCTGGAGTCCTCCGGCGGGCTGAGCCTCGACGTCGCGGCCGGCTACGCGGCCACCGGGGTGGACTACCTGGCCATCGGCGCGCTCACCCACTCGGTGGGTGTGCTCGACGTCGGCCTGGATATGTAG
- a CDS encoding inositol monophosphatase family protein — protein MTAPFAALVEVAAGILDGVSDEFIAGHRADSAVAKGGNDFATEVDLAIERRVVAELTRTTGIGVHGEEFGGAAIDSELVWVLDPIDGTFNYAAGSPMAAILLGLLRRGEPVAGLAWLPFVGQRYRGLADGPVRCNEHVLGALEPRTLADSIVGIGTFNIDSRGHFPGGYRATVLEGLSRRCSRIRMHGATGIDLAYVAAGILGGAISFGHHVWDHAAGVALIRGVGGIVTDLDGAPWTPASRSALAAAPGVHAEMLEIVRAAGNREDYR, from the coding sequence ATGACCGCGCCGTTCGCCGCCCTGGTGGAGGTCGCCGCCGGGATCCTCGACGGGGTGTCCGATGAGTTCATTGCCGGGCACCGGGCCGATTCCGCGGTGGCCAAGGGGGGCAACGACTTCGCCACCGAGGTCGACCTGGCCATCGAGCGCCGCGTTGTCGCCGAACTCACCCGCACCACCGGAATCGGTGTGCACGGCGAGGAATTCGGCGGCGCGGCAATCGATTCGGAGCTGGTCTGGGTGCTCGACCCGATCGACGGGACGTTCAACTATGCCGCCGGGTCCCCGATGGCGGCGATCCTGCTCGGGCTGCTGCGCCGCGGTGAACCGGTCGCCGGGCTGGCCTGGCTGCCGTTCGTCGGGCAGCGCTACCGGGGGCTGGCCGACGGGCCGGTGCGGTGCAACGAGCACGTGTTGGGGGCGCTGGAGCCGAGGACGCTGGCCGATTCGATCGTCGGGATCGGCACCTTCAACATCGATTCCCGCGGCCACTTTCCGGGCGGGTACCGGGCCACCGTGCTGGAGGGCCTGAGCCGTCGCTGCTCACGGATCCGGATGCACGGTGCCACCGGCATCGACCTGGCCTACGTGGCGGCCGGAATCCTCGGCGGCGCAATCAGTTTCGGCCACCACGTGTGGGATCATGCGGCCGGGGTGGCGCTGATCCGGGGCGTCGGTGGCATCGTCACCGACCTCGACGGGGCGCCGTGGACCCCGGCGTCGCGCTCGGCACTGGCCGCAGCGCCGGGGGTGCACGCCGAGATGCTGGAAATCGTTCGGGCGGCCGGAAACCGGGAGGACTACCGATGA